From the Bacteriovorax sp. Seq25_V genome, one window contains:
- a CDS encoding ABC transporter ATP-binding protein, with translation MNILLKVRNLSIKFQTKKGIIEAVRDVNFNVHEGETLGVVGESGCGKSITNMAIMGLLAENAIITADELIFNGKNLLTISTEEWQQIRGKEIGMIFQDPMSSLNPCYTVEQQLTEVLDIHEPNLTREEKAQRVLDLLYNVGIPAPKDRLKAYPHELSGGMSQRIMIAMAIACNPKLLIADEPTTALDVTVQQQIIDLIESLKVKFNMSVIFVSHDLSVVKDITDRIQVMYAGEIIETGKTDLVINQPKHPYTKGLLDSIPSFHTTKTEELFSISGIVPDLHHRPQGCQFYARCFNKKDDCNVSTPKISEVENREVRCIHTL, from the coding sequence ATGAATATATTATTAAAAGTTCGAAATCTTTCAATTAAGTTTCAAACGAAGAAGGGAATCATTGAAGCCGTTCGCGATGTAAACTTTAACGTTCACGAGGGTGAAACCCTTGGAGTTGTTGGGGAATCAGGATGCGGAAAAAGTATCACAAATATGGCCATAATGGGGCTTCTTGCAGAGAACGCAATCATTACAGCTGATGAGCTCATCTTCAATGGTAAAAATCTTCTGACAATTTCAACTGAAGAATGGCAACAGATTAGAGGAAAAGAAATCGGAATGATCTTTCAGGATCCGATGAGTTCACTAAATCCATGTTATACAGTTGAACAACAACTCACTGAAGTCCTTGATATCCACGAGCCAAATCTAACAAGAGAAGAAAAAGCACAACGCGTGCTTGATCTTCTCTACAACGTCGGTATCCCAGCTCCAAAAGATAGATTAAAGGCATACCCACACGAGCTATCAGGTGGGATGAGCCAACGAATTATGATTGCCATGGCCATTGCGTGTAATCCAAAACTTCTCATCGCCGATGAGCCTACAACAGCACTCGATGTAACTGTTCAACAGCAAATCATTGACCTTATCGAGTCTCTTAAAGTGAAGTTTAATATGTCTGTCATTTTCGTAAGCCACGACCTTTCTGTTGTAAAAGATATTACAGATAGAATTCAAGTTATGTATGCAGGAGAAATAATCGAGACAGGGAAAACTGATCTTGTCATTAACCAACCAAAACATCCATACACAAAAGGACTACTTGACTCTATTCCTTCATTTCATACAACAAAGACAGAAGAACTATTCTCTATCTCTGGAATCGTCCCCGATCTACACCATAGGCCACAGGGATGTCAGTTCTATGCTCGTTGTTTTAATAAGAAAGATGACTGCAATGTTTCAACTCCAAAAATTTCAGAAGTTGAAAACAGAGAAGTACGCTGTATCCACACACTATAA
- a CDS encoding ABC transporter permease produces the protein MNTDILEEKITFKTQAKEFWEHFSENKGAVVGLALVLGFIILAILAPLISPHGASEVFPGMLRLPPVWAEGGSTQFILGTDDLGRDVLSRLIWGAQISLFVGVSIVVISTVTGTLLGLMAGYFGGKVDTVIMRMIDILMAYPSILLAIIVVSVIGPGLTNAIIAVALVNIPSFTRLVRANVLEIKKRQFVMAAQTFGAGPWRIMIKEILPNCMATLIVQTTLGLSEGILSTAALGFLGLGVQPPTPEWGIMLSDARPYIQSSPWLVTFPGLCILAVVLGLNLFGDGLRDALDPKLKR, from the coding sequence ATGAATACAGATATACTAGAAGAAAAAATTACATTTAAAACACAAGCAAAAGAGTTTTGGGAACATTTTAGCGAGAACAAAGGTGCAGTAGTTGGGCTTGCCCTTGTTCTAGGATTTATAATCCTAGCGATCCTTGCTCCCCTCATCTCTCCCCATGGAGCCAGTGAAGTATTTCCAGGAATGTTAAGACTACCGCCAGTTTGGGCAGAAGGTGGTTCAACTCAATTTATTCTTGGAACAGATGATCTCGGTCGCGATGTACTTTCAAGATTAATTTGGGGTGCTCAGATTTCACTTTTTGTAGGTGTTTCAATCGTTGTCATCTCTACAGTTACAGGAACTCTTCTTGGTCTTATGGCCGGATACTTTGGCGGAAAAGTCGATACCGTCATCATGAGAATGATTGATATCCTTATGGCCTATCCAAGTATCCTTCTTGCAATTATTGTTGTTTCAGTTATTGGCCCAGGACTTACAAATGCCATCATCGCAGTAGCGCTTGTTAATATTCCATCTTTTACAAGACTCGTTAGAGCAAACGTACTTGAAATAAAGAAGAGACAATTTGTTATGGCCGCACAAACTTTTGGTGCTGGACCTTGGAGAATAATGATCAAAGAAATTCTTCCAAACTGTATGGCCACACTCATTGTTCAAACAACACTTGGCCTAAGTGAAGGTATCCTCTCTACGGCAGCTCTTGGATTCTTAGGTCTTGGTGTTCAACCACCCACCCCTGAATGGGGAATTATGCTAAGTGATGCGAGACCTTACATTCAAAGTTCTCCATGGCTTGTGACATTTCCAGGACTTTGTATTCTCGCTGTAGTTCTTGGGCTTAACCTCTTTGGAGATGGCTTAAGAGATGCACTTGATCCAAAACTAAAAAGATAA
- a CDS encoding ABC transporter permease has product MRKFLKEKIFQLIPTLVGISLLSFIVIRLVPGDPVMLMLGERGADPEVYMEMKKNLGLDKPILEQYAIYMKNAVQGDFGRSLVSKRPVTTEFFDRFPATLELGICAMIFAILIGIPAGVYAATNRNSMPDYLLMGTSLVGYSMPIFWWGLILIIIFSVNLGITPVSGRLDVLFDVPTVTGLLLIDSLNPSVIEMDGFQPFISALRHLILPTIAMGTIPLAVVARMTRSSVLEVLRAPYIQTAKAKGQSYTKVIWKHAFRNALIPIVTVIGLLFGSIITGAILTETIFSWPGIGKWLVASIHARDYPVIQGGILFIAIMVITINFIVDIIYTYANPKLR; this is encoded by the coding sequence ATGAGAAAATTTTTAAAAGAAAAAATATTTCAGCTAATCCCAACACTCGTTGGGATTTCGCTTTTATCCTTCATTGTAATTCGTCTCGTACCAGGTGATCCAGTCATGCTTATGCTTGGAGAACGTGGAGCAGATCCAGAAGTTTACATGGAGATGAAGAAAAATCTTGGACTTGATAAACCTATCCTTGAACAATATGCCATTTATATGAAAAATGCTGTTCAAGGTGATTTCGGGCGTTCTCTTGTGAGTAAGAGACCGGTTACAACAGAATTCTTCGACCGCTTCCCTGCTACTTTAGAGCTTGGAATTTGCGCGATGATCTTTGCAATCCTGATAGGAATTCCTGCAGGTGTCTATGCTGCAACAAATAGAAACTCTATGCCCGATTACCTCTTAATGGGAACCTCTCTCGTTGGTTACTCCATGCCAATTTTCTGGTGGGGGCTTATTCTCATTATCATCTTTTCGGTTAATCTTGGTATAACCCCAGTATCGGGGCGCCTCGATGTTCTCTTTGATGTACCAACTGTAACAGGATTACTTCTCATCGACTCTCTTAACCCAAGCGTTATTGAGATGGATGGATTTCAACCATTTATCAGTGCCCTTAGACATTTAATACTTCCAACAATTGCGATGGGAACAATCCCTCTCGCAGTTGTCGCGAGAATGACAAGATCTTCCGTTCTTGAAGTTCTTCGTGCTCCATACATTCAAACAGCAAAGGCCAAAGGTCAAAGCTATACGAAGGTAATTTGGAAGCATGCCTTTAGAAATGCTCTTATTCCTATTGTTACAGTAATCGGATTACTTTTTGGAAGTATCATCACCGGAGCAATTCTTACAGAGACAATTTTCTCATGGCCAGGAATTGGGAAATGGTTAGTGGCAAGTATTCACGCAAGAGACTATCCAGTAATACAAGGAGGGATTCTGTTTATTGCGATTATGGTTATCACGATCAATTTCATCGTGGATATAATCTACACGTATGCAAATCCAAAATTAAGATAA
- a CDS encoding ABC transporter substrate-binding protein has translation MKHLSLFLSAAALITLVSCSGGKSNKNTFVYCSEGSPTAFNPQVTTDGTSNNASAHTIYNRLVDFKTGSTEIYPSLAESYEVSEDKLTYTFKLRKGVKFHTTKYFTPTREFNADDVLFSFNRMFDKSSEYHMIGGGTYEYFSGMGMGDLIKSIDKINDHEVSITLNKPEAPFLANMAMSFMSILSKEYADNLSKEGKKENLDTYPIGTGPYIFQVYQKDNVIKYVTNKEYFSEKPKVERLVFSITPDASVRFQKLKAGECHLVIEPSPSDLESIKTEPNLKLMSGAGLNVGYLAMNTTKKPFDNLLVRKAISMALNKPSYIEAIYLGHASVAKNPLPPTIWSYNDDIKDYDYNVDEAKALLAKAGFPNGFETTLWTLPVSRPYNPNGKKMGELMQADLAKIGIKVKLVSFDWPTYLKKSSQGEHEMLQLGWSGDNGDPDNFLHILLGCQSVEAGSNYARWCNADFDKLVNEAKRITDIAERTKLYRDAQVIFKEQAPWVPIAHSTVFRAMAKNVKGYVIDPLGGDIFDKIELE, from the coding sequence ATGAAACATTTATCACTATTTCTTAGTGCAGCCGCACTAATCACACTCGTGTCTTGTTCTGGGGGCAAAAGCAATAAAAATACTTTTGTTTATTGCTCGGAAGGTTCACCTACTGCATTCAATCCACAAGTAACAACAGATGGTACTTCAAACAATGCTTCGGCCCATACAATTTATAACAGGCTTGTTGATTTTAAAACTGGATCAACAGAGATCTATCCAAGCTTAGCTGAAAGCTATGAAGTCAGTGAAGATAAGTTAACTTATACTTTCAAGCTTAGAAAAGGTGTTAAGTTTCATACGACTAAATATTTTACTCCTACTCGTGAGTTTAATGCTGATGATGTGCTTTTCTCATTCAATAGAATGTTTGATAAAAGTAGTGAGTACCACATGATTGGTGGCGGAACTTATGAGTATTTCTCAGGTATGGGAATGGGTGATCTAATCAAGAGCATCGACAAAATTAATGATCATGAAGTTTCAATCACTCTCAACAAACCAGAAGCCCCATTCTTAGCAAATATGGCAATGAGTTTCATGAGTATTCTTTCAAAAGAATATGCAGACAACCTAAGTAAAGAAGGGAAAAAAGAAAACCTTGATACATATCCTATTGGTACAGGGCCATACATATTCCAAGTTTACCAAAAAGATAATGTTATTAAGTATGTTACAAATAAAGAGTATTTCTCAGAGAAACCAAAAGTTGAAAGACTTGTATTCTCTATTACTCCTGACGCATCTGTACGTTTTCAAAAATTAAAAGCTGGCGAGTGTCACTTAGTTATTGAACCATCTCCATCAGATCTTGAATCTATTAAAACAGAACCTAATTTAAAACTAATGTCAGGAGCAGGGCTTAACGTTGGTTACCTCGCAATGAATACGACTAAAAAGCCATTTGATAATTTACTAGTAAGAAAAGCTATCTCCATGGCCCTTAATAAGCCATCTTATATTGAAGCGATTTACCTAGGTCACGCGTCAGTAGCAAAGAACCCACTCCCTCCAACGATCTGGTCATATAACGATGACATTAAAGATTATGATTACAACGTAGACGAAGCGAAAGCATTACTTGCAAAAGCTGGTTTCCCAAATGGGTTTGAGACAACTCTTTGGACTCTTCCAGTATCTCGTCCATACAATCCAAATGGAAAGAAGATGGGTGAATTAATGCAAGCAGACCTTGCAAAAATCGGGATAAAAGTAAAACTAGTTTCTTTTGACTGGCCTACATACTTAAAGAAATCATCTCAAGGAGAGCACGAAATGCTACAACTAGGATGGTCTGGAGATAACGGAGACCCAGACAACTTCCTACACATTCTTCTTGGGTGTCAATCAGTTGAAGCAGGCTCAAACTATGCAAGATGGTGTAATGCTGACTTTGATAAACTTGTAAATGAAGCGAAGAGAATCACAGATATAGCAGAAAGAACGAAGCTCTATAGAGATGCTCAGGTTATTTTTAAAGAACAAGCACCTTGGGTTCCTATTGCCCACTCTACAGTATTTAGAGCAATGGCAAAGAATGTTAAGGGCTACGTAATCGATCCACTAGGTGGCGATATTTTTGATAAAATTGAACTTGAGTAA
- a CDS encoding L,D-transpeptidase produces MKNSHIKSLLILLSMSQVLAAPYSMPDVRDISENNFDNTGFARGAEHVEFSSKSDVSIGQEIMVFDRYQATYTMEDGKLVRGRSLGRLDRLTVVDNSENTPDRKILVKVNYSKDRYMTNKTVLVNLDGLSVYEDYKKFDSDVFVVQNIATEKLRVYQRVCKDNSCPPKIILETDFVAGFKKGDEKFAYRTRVGSFRVFEWHKFYQDKNGGHYPSWYDPSFPSVPDADESWSKWFKDDVMPWKSDGSMMRGAFGWYTALVEPNANEQWTHGTIGWGDSSEENIKRAKGEDFLGKIASTFTSLRSSGCSRVSNKAIAFLRHILPVGTPILKVYALEKYQDEASMKKIYNKEAKFTWDYALTTDGVRATNKDATSAHKNFVESRGLRSDEILEEGTFEFSNYPHVVQPRSAKSSQCDESDTDRLILSEADRTSKKDVLISDIKKIKDKECNLYKIPADAFKGVFYVDTGLFDGYDHPKAEGIIKGGFNSEFLPSYVKIGSYKK; encoded by the coding sequence GTGAAAAATTCGCATATCAAGAGTTTATTAATATTACTTTCTATGTCTCAGGTTTTGGCCGCTCCTTACTCGATGCCAGATGTAAGAGATATTTCTGAGAACAATTTTGATAATACAGGTTTTGCACGTGGTGCAGAACACGTAGAGTTTAGTTCAAAATCAGATGTTTCTATTGGCCAGGAAATCATGGTCTTTGATAGATACCAAGCAACTTATACGATGGAAGATGGAAAATTAGTTAGAGGGAGATCTCTTGGACGTCTTGACCGTTTAACTGTCGTTGATAATTCAGAAAATACTCCTGATAGGAAAATCTTAGTAAAAGTTAATTACTCTAAAGACAGATACATGACTAATAAGACAGTTCTTGTAAACTTAGACGGCTTATCTGTTTATGAAGATTATAAGAAATTTGATTCTGATGTTTTCGTTGTACAAAATATTGCAACAGAAAAGTTAAGAGTTTATCAGAGAGTATGTAAGGATAACTCTTGTCCTCCAAAAATTATCCTTGAAACAGACTTTGTTGCTGGTTTTAAAAAAGGTGATGAGAAATTCGCTTACAGAACTAGAGTTGGTAGTTTTAGAGTTTTTGAATGGCATAAGTTCTATCAAGATAAGAACGGTGGTCATTATCCATCTTGGTACGATCCAAGCTTCCCATCTGTTCCTGATGCGGATGAGAGTTGGTCAAAATGGTTTAAAGATGACGTCATGCCATGGAAGTCTGATGGGTCAATGATGAGAGGAGCATTTGGTTGGTACACTGCTCTTGTTGAACCAAACGCTAATGAGCAGTGGACACACGGAACAATCGGTTGGGGAGACTCAAGTGAAGAGAATATTAAGAGAGCAAAAGGAGAAGATTTCCTAGGGAAGATTGCTTCTACTTTTACTTCTCTTAGAAGTTCAGGATGTTCAAGAGTTTCTAATAAGGCAATTGCATTTTTAAGACATATACTTCCTGTTGGAACACCAATCTTAAAAGTTTATGCACTTGAAAAGTACCAAGATGAAGCTTCGATGAAGAAAATCTATAATAAGGAAGCTAAGTTTACGTGGGATTATGCGCTTACAACTGATGGGGTAAGAGCTACTAATAAAGATGCTACTTCTGCACATAAGAATTTCGTTGAATCACGTGGTCTTCGTTCAGATGAGATTTTAGAAGAGGGAACTTTTGAGTTCTCAAATTACCCACACGTTGTTCAACCACGTAGTGCAAAGTCTTCACAGTGTGACGAGTCTGATACTGATAGACTTATCTTAAGCGAAGCAGATAGAACATCTAAGAAGGATGTACTTATCTCTGATATTAAGAAAATTAAAGATAAAGAATGTAACCTATACAAAATCCCTGCAGATGCATTTAAAGGGGTATTCTATGTCGATACAGGTCTTTTTGATGGATATGATCATCCAAAAGCAGAAGGTATTATCAAGGGTGGTTTTAACTCTGAGTTTTTACCGAGCTACGTAAAGATTGGTTCGTACAAGAAATAA
- a CDS encoding CapA family protein has product MKNLKVLGVAFSLMAITTSAVASEGISFSRACERGQNITISAVGDILLHETLQRRAVKENSFEPLWEEVIPYFESSDYSYGNLEAPAAEGTDKTGAKVRDPGFKYDGKVYSSYPMFNYHPSIIRELKKSGLDILSTANNHSLDRQSRGIDQTLKEIESEDIQLVGTRYKKDQKKDKLEDWYRVTDINGVKVAWIGCTFIMNYTKYREENGAVDPYDQVMFCKSTKGQERIQKIIAKQKKEVDAIIITPHWGNEYVNSPNDIQKEFGRKWIEMGATAVIGSHPHVLQPMEKVVAKDGREGFIIYSLGNFVSNQGGKESECNGERACLAKKLAQRSSVTLFLGLTKNSKGTFINGVKALPMRMVNQYDNDNIKLDLIEREFSEFDSELAKDERARSPETFGEGREEVKHIKSILPAANLIYNGEEVVTNPGC; this is encoded by the coding sequence ATGAAGAACTTAAAAGTATTAGGTGTAGCTTTTTCTCTGATGGCCATCACAACGAGTGCGGTCGCAAGTGAAGGGATAAGTTTCTCTCGTGCATGTGAGAGGGGACAAAATATTACAATCTCTGCGGTTGGGGATATTTTGTTGCACGAGACTTTACAAAGACGAGCTGTAAAAGAGAATTCTTTTGAGCCCCTTTGGGAAGAAGTTATACCATACTTTGAAAGTTCGGATTATTCGTATGGAAACCTTGAGGCTCCTGCGGCTGAGGGAACTGATAAAACAGGTGCTAAAGTTCGTGATCCAGGATTTAAGTATGATGGCAAAGTGTACTCATCATATCCAATGTTTAATTATCATCCAAGTATCATTAGAGAGCTAAAGAAGAGTGGTCTTGATATTTTATCAACTGCTAATAATCACTCTCTTGATAGACAGTCGCGTGGAATTGATCAAACGTTAAAAGAAATTGAAAGTGAAGATATCCAATTAGTTGGTACAAGATATAAAAAAGACCAGAAGAAAGATAAGCTGGAAGATTGGTATCGTGTTACAGATATTAACGGAGTAAAGGTTGCGTGGATTGGTTGTACATTTATCATGAACTATACAAAGTATAGAGAAGAAAATGGTGCCGTGGATCCATACGATCAAGTTATGTTTTGCAAGTCGACTAAAGGGCAGGAAAGAATTCAAAAGATTATCGCAAAACAAAAGAAAGAAGTTGATGCTATTATCATCACTCCTCACTGGGGTAATGAGTATGTGAATTCGCCAAATGATATTCAAAAAGAATTTGGCCGTAAATGGATTGAGATGGGGGCGACAGCTGTTATTGGCTCTCACCCTCACGTTTTACAACCAATGGAAAAAGTTGTCGCTAAAGATGGTAGAGAGGGATTTATTATTTACTCACTTGGTAATTTTGTTTCTAACCAAGGTGGTAAAGAGTCTGAATGTAATGGTGAAAGAGCCTGTCTTGCGAAGAAACTTGCACAGCGTTCTTCGGTAACTCTATTCTTAGGACTAACTAAAAATAGCAAGGGAACATTTATTAATGGTGTGAAGGCCCTGCCAATGAGAATGGTTAATCAGTATGACAATGATAATATTAAGCTTGATCTTATCGAAAGAGAGTTCTCTGAGTTCGACTCTGAGTTGGCTAAAGATGAGAGAGCGAGATCCCCAGAAACTTTTGGAGAGGGAAGAGAAGAGGTGAAGCATATTAAATCAATTCTTCCTGCTGCAAATTTAATCTATAATGGGGAAGAAGTAGTCACTAATCCTGGTTGTTAA
- the queC gene encoding 7-cyano-7-deazaguanine synthase QueC, which yields MSKSKELAVVLVSGGMDSLVSAAIANEAHEHLAFLHLNYGQKTEERELDCFHKIADHYGVDPSLRKIIDVSFLKQIGGSSLTDDGIDVKQFKGDSEEIPDSYVPFRNTHIIAMAVSWSEVVGAKKIYIGAVDEDSSGYPDCRPSYYAAYNNLIKEGTKAGDISIITPVISLKKHEIVNKALELKAPLIHSYSCYARGDKACGVCDSCALRLRGFQKAGVEDPIEYVTRPNYA from the coding sequence ATGTCAAAGTCGAAGGAATTAGCAGTTGTATTAGTAAGTGGTGGAATGGACTCATTAGTGAGTGCTGCCATTGCCAATGAGGCCCACGAGCATCTTGCTTTCCTTCACTTAAACTATGGACAAAAAACAGAAGAGCGTGAGCTTGATTGTTTTCATAAAATTGCTGATCACTACGGAGTTGATCCAAGCCTAAGAAAAATTATCGATGTAAGCTTCCTTAAGCAAATTGGAGGAAGCTCACTTACTGATGATGGAATTGATGTCAAACAATTCAAAGGCGACTCAGAAGAAATTCCTGACAGCTATGTTCCGTTTAGAAACACGCACATTATCGCGATGGCAGTTTCATGGTCAGAAGTTGTAGGCGCTAAGAAGATTTATATTGGTGCTGTTGATGAAGATTCTTCAGGTTATCCAGACTGCCGTCCAAGCTACTACGCGGCTTACAACAACCTTATCAAAGAAGGAACGAAGGCCGGAGATATTTCAATTATTACTCCTGTAATAAGTCTTAAAAAACATGAGATCGTAAATAAGGCCCTAGAGCTTAAGGCGCCACTTATCCACTCTTATTCTTGTTATGCCAGAGGAGATAAGGCCTGTGGAGTTTGTGACTCTTGCGCGCTAAGATTACGTGGCTTCCAAAAAGCTGGCGTGGAAGATCCAATCGAATACGTCACAAGGCCAAACTATGCTTAA
- a CDS encoding phospho-sugar mutase — translation MNSLDKAQAWANNEYFSPESRAEIQALIDANDTKEIEERFYRELEFGTGGIRSILGAGNNRINIYTVRKATQALASEVLDYSAKNNIETPKVAISYDSRRFSFEFAKETAAVMAANGIHAYIYERLNPVALLSFSVRHHGAQAGVMVTASHNPPEYNGYKVYWNDGAQVTPPNDKNIINRYANIERFEDVKVMSFEDGLEKGLIHWVGTDVEDKYFEAILSKAVNPTFSRNNGKDLKIIYTPIHGTGLVPCLRGLSDLGFTNVEVVKEQAQPDGSFPTVSSPNPENPEALKMAVDLMEKTGGDIVMGSDPDTDRLGVAIKHNGEVVYLNGNQIGILMLHYILESLKEQDKLPENSYFVKTVVTTPLQEVIAAHYGVESHSTLTGFKWICGLMNKMEIEQPNKNFLFATEESFGYLPHNFVRDKDGIASVTLMSEVALYYKRKGIDLVQALDKIYEQFGFSEETLLNLNYFGKEGSEKITRIMAHFRSLRPTNLCGHEISVIEDYEQKIIEDLETNEKRSLDFPKSNVIGYHFKNGSRLYLRPSGTEPKIKFYIMLSEKEGSLNQKKEKAMLATEQFLNFIKETANNC, via the coding sequence ATGAATTCATTAGACAAGGCACAGGCCTGGGCAAATAACGAATATTTCTCACCGGAAAGCAGAGCTGAGATCCAAGCTTTAATCGATGCTAACGACACGAAAGAAATCGAAGAAAGATTCTACCGTGAACTTGAGTTTGGTACAGGTGGTATCAGATCAATCCTTGGTGCGGGAAATAATAGAATAAATATCTACACAGTAAGAAAAGCAACTCAGGCCCTGGCCTCAGAGGTTTTAGACTATAGTGCAAAAAATAATATCGAGACTCCAAAAGTTGCAATCAGCTACGACTCTCGTCGCTTCTCTTTTGAGTTTGCAAAAGAAACAGCAGCAGTTATGGCGGCCAATGGAATTCACGCTTATATTTATGAAAGGCTAAATCCTGTTGCCCTACTCTCGTTCTCTGTAAGACATCACGGAGCACAGGCCGGCGTTATGGTAACAGCTTCTCACAATCCACCAGAATACAATGGATACAAAGTTTACTGGAATGATGGAGCACAGGTTACTCCTCCTAACGACAAGAATATCATCAATCGTTACGCCAATATTGAACGTTTTGAAGATGTTAAAGTGATGAGCTTTGAGGACGGTCTCGAAAAAGGACTTATTCATTGGGTTGGAACAGATGTTGAAGATAAGTATTTTGAAGCAATTCTATCAAAAGCGGTTAACCCAACATTTTCAAGAAATAATGGAAAAGACTTAAAGATCATTTATACTCCAATTCACGGAACAGGTTTAGTTCCATGCCTTAGAGGTCTTTCTGATCTTGGCTTCACAAATGTTGAAGTTGTAAAAGAGCAAGCACAACCTGATGGCAGTTTTCCAACTGTCTCAAGCCCTAACCCAGAAAACCCTGAGGCCCTTAAAATGGCCGTTGACCTCATGGAAAAAACTGGTGGTGATATCGTCATGGGATCTGATCCAGACACAGACAGACTTGGTGTTGCAATTAAACATAACGGTGAAGTGGTTTATCTCAATGGAAACCAGATCGGAATCCTTATGCTTCACTACATTCTTGAAAGCTTAAAGGAGCAAGATAAACTTCCTGAGAATTCATACTTTGTAAAAACTGTTGTAACTACCCCTCTCCAAGAAGTAATCGCAGCACACTACGGAGTTGAAAGTCATAGCACATTGACAGGATTCAAATGGATCTGTGGTCTTATGAATAAAATGGAAATTGAACAACCAAATAAGAACTTCCTTTTTGCGACTGAAGAATCTTTTGGTTACCTTCCACACAACTTTGTAAGAGATAAAGATGGGATTGCATCTGTAACTCTTATGTCAGAAGTTGCTCTTTACTATAAGAGAAAAGGAATTGATCTCGTTCAAGCACTCGATAAAATTTATGAGCAGTTTGGATTCTCAGAGGAAACTCTCTTAAACCTAAACTACTTCGGTAAGGAAGGTTCTGAAAAAATTACACGAATTATGGCGCATTTTAGAAGTTTGAGGCCTACAAACTTGTGTGGTCATGAAATTAGCGTTATAGAAGATTACGAGCAAAAAATTATCGAAGACCTTGAAACTAATGAGAAAAGATCTCTCGACTTCCCAAAAAGTAATGTTATTGGATATCACTTTAAGAATGGAAGTAGACTTTATCTTAGACCATCAGGAACTGAGCCAAAGATTAAATTCTACATCATGCTAAGTGAGAAAGAAGGCAGTCTCAATCAGAAAAAAGAAAAGGCAATGCTCGCAACAGAGCAGTTTCTAAACTTCATTAAAGAGACTGCAAATAATTGTTAG
- a CDS encoding ferredoxin, translated as MANPSMKHKSNQPGAWYCTDPDDDNGEGCIACNVCYTGAPDFFAEDEDGNAYIKKQPTTPEEIELCQEQMDACPVASIGNDG; from the coding sequence ATGGCAAATCCTAGCATGAAACATAAGTCGAACCAGCCAGGTGCTTGGTACTGTACGGATCCTGATGATGATAATGGAGAGGGATGTATCGCTTGTAACGTTTGTTATACAGGTGCTCCAGACTTTTTCGCTGAAGATGAAGATGGAAATGCTTATATTAAAAAGCAGCCAACGACTCCTGAAGAGATTGAACTTTGCCAAGAGCAAATGGATGCATGTCCAGTCGCTTCTATCGGGAACGACGGCTAA